One genomic window of Bacteroidota bacterium includes the following:
- a CDS encoding fumarylacetoacetate hydrolase family protein, giving the protein MTSGTAAKSIAELAIYPYIFGRFMHTITLRGHEDSLPVGTIFCLGRNYAEHAREMQAEITQTPIVFLKPRAALIHDGETIVIPSISRETHHEVELVVAIGRGGKRIARSAAYSHVLGYGVGLDMTLRDVQEEAKQRGLPWSVAKGFDTSAPVSEFIPPDRLGDPHAQTICCRVNGSVRQRASTGSMISRIDVVIEYISSIFTIEPGDLIFTGTPEGVGAVRHGDVVEAELTGFARISHPVRNA; this is encoded by the coding sequence GTGACCTCTGGCACGGCGGCGAAAAGTATTGCGGAACTGGCGATTTATCCCTATATTTTCGGCAGATTCATGCATACGATCACGCTTCGGGGACATGAGGATTCGCTGCCGGTTGGCACCATATTTTGCCTGGGCAGAAACTATGCCGAGCATGCGCGCGAAATGCAGGCTGAGATCACGCAGACCCCCATCGTGTTTCTCAAGCCCCGTGCCGCCCTCATCCATGACGGCGAAACCATCGTCATCCCCTCCATCTCCCGGGAAACGCACCATGAGGTCGAGCTGGTCGTCGCGATAGGGAGAGGCGGAAAACGGATCGCGCGGAGCGCCGCTTACAGCCACGTGCTCGGATACGGCGTGGGACTCGACATGACACTGCGCGACGTCCAGGAGGAGGCCAAACAGCGGGGGCTCCCGTGGAGCGTCGCCAAGGGATTTGACACCTCCGCCCCCGTCTCGGAGTTCATTCCCCCCGACCGTCTCGGGGACCCGCACGCGCAGACCATCTGCTGCAGAGTCAACGGCTCGGTGAGGCAACGGGCTTCCACCGGTTCGATGATCTCCCGCATCGATGTAGTCATCGAATATATCTCCTCCATCTTCACGATCGAACCCGGCGACCTGATCTTCACCGGCACGCCCGAGGGGGTCGGAGCGGTAAGGCATGGAGACGTCGTCGAGGCGGAATTGACCGGGTTCGCGCGGATCTCCCACCCTGTCAGGAACGCGTAA
- a CDS encoding M23 family metallopeptidase, producing the protein MTSARMVRFGSLFLLLFACAAAPHEPGGAHTASPPPGLAPAPQGLQNPEERPQVDPRDYIWPTDASTSVTSSFAEYRSSHFHGGIDVSTHGHTGYKVFAARDGYVYRIVITPDGYGKMLYLRHRDGFFTTYAHLKTFSPELNKLVRQEQYRRGTYSIDLRPDSGAITVEKGDVVAYTGDTGFGPPHLHFEIRDRDLNPVNPMLSGAFLVPDRLPPVVHRLLLSPLTYSSSVDKVPQPKIVRRFARTRAGLTVPQKLIVHGTIGLGIDVIDRSEGTWSRAGIHRLELYLDDSLTFVKSLDQVPADETKEIDLDYDLPMILQGWGKFQKLYIEPGNSLPFYNHQPEGTGVIHGELLSEGPHSYRIVSSDFQGNHTTLSGTLLVNHRPVIAVSSVDDDGVVLNGKDLDLIQVFHVAGRKLSGTSWAEHTIRRGSFEADATGIELPIDTKRYDLLRIVAETKLGSETPPIFAVLRKPRDSARSVSLKTDIRDDYVQFTLNSAGLFTSTPQVTVQEGSTAETVPMWASDLTKYTGAFVPSDHIEGRRIVTVQSETNGNAQTTRDEFTLYPVPADRRGTFTAEGPGLKFSYDSGAVYKPLLLQVTGENYEHSTVYILEPQDRLLNRGIRVSVPAGPAPPGSHRGLFFRSTGGWGFRTDKPDDGGASYSTTLTRTLGELAVLADDEPPTFGRLRVSAPRGKPSVRFRYRDNLSGVDTDEIKVYIDDGLVIPEIDGEHHDAWYQADDRLERGKHALKITMKDRMQNQTQITRTFTVR; encoded by the coding sequence TTGACCTCCGCCCGAATGGTCCGCTTCGGCTCCTTGTTCTTGCTTCTCTTCGCGTGCGCGGCCGCCCCGCACGAGCCCGGCGGCGCTCACACCGCCTCTCCTCCCCCCGGCCTCGCGCCGGCGCCTCAGGGACTCCAGAACCCGGAGGAGCGCCCTCAGGTCGATCCGCGCGACTACATCTGGCCCACCGACGCGAGCACCAGCGTCACTTCGTCGTTCGCGGAGTACCGGTCGAGCCACTTTCACGGAGGCATCGACGTCAGCACTCACGGCCATACCGGTTACAAGGTGTTCGCGGCGCGCGACGGGTATGTCTACCGCATCGTGATCACCCCGGACGGGTACGGCAAGATGCTCTACCTGAGGCATCGGGACGGCTTTTTCACCACCTATGCGCACCTCAAGACCTTCAGCCCGGAACTCAACAAGCTTGTCCGGCAGGAGCAGTACCGCCGGGGGACGTATTCCATCGATCTGAGGCCGGATTCCGGAGCGATTACCGTCGAGAAGGGGGACGTCGTGGCGTACACGGGGGACACAGGGTTCGGTCCTCCGCACCTTCACTTTGAAATCAGGGACAGGGATCTCAATCCCGTCAACCCGATGCTATCCGGGGCATTCCTGGTTCCGGACAGGCTTCCCCCCGTGGTCCACCGGCTGCTCCTCTCCCCGCTCACCTACAGCTCGAGCGTCGACAAGGTTCCGCAGCCGAAAATCGTGAGGAGGTTCGCCCGCACCCGGGCGGGCCTTACGGTGCCGCAGAAATTGATCGTCCACGGCACAATCGGACTCGGGATCGACGTGATCGACCGCTCGGAGGGAACCTGGAGCCGGGCGGGAATTCACCGGCTGGAATTGTACCTGGACGACAGTCTGACGTTCGTGAAATCGCTCGACCAGGTCCCCGCCGACGAGACCAAGGAAATCGATCTCGATTACGACCTGCCGATGATTCTTCAGGGCTGGGGAAAGTTTCAGAAGCTCTATATCGAGCCGGGAAATTCTCTTCCGTTCTACAACCATCAGCCCGAAGGGACCGGCGTCATCCACGGGGAACTCCTGAGCGAAGGCCCCCACTCCTACCGGATCGTCTCGTCGGATTTTCAGGGGAATCACACGACGCTCAGCGGGACGCTGCTCGTAAACCACCGCCCGGTGATCGCGGTCAGCAGCGTCGACGACGACGGGGTGGTTCTCAACGGGAAGGACCTCGATCTGATCCAGGTGTTTCACGTCGCGGGCAGGAAGCTCTCGGGCACCTCGTGGGCCGAACATACGATCAGGCGCGGCAGCTTTGAGGCAGACGCCACCGGCATCGAGCTCCCGATCGATACGAAGCGGTACGATCTCCTGAGGATCGTGGCCGAGACGAAATTGGGTTCCGAAACTCCTCCGATCTTTGCCGTGCTTCGCAAGCCGCGCGATTCCGCGCGGAGCGTCAGCCTGAAGACCGATATCCGGGACGATTACGTTCAATTCACGCTGAACTCTGCGGGACTGTTCACATCGACTCCCCAGGTGACTGTGCAGGAGGGATCGACCGCCGAAACAGTCCCGATGTGGGCCTCCGACCTGACGAAATACACCGGGGCGTTCGTTCCGTCCGACCATATCGAAGGCCGGCGGATCGTCACGGTGCAATCCGAAACGAACGGCAACGCCCAGACCACGAGGGACGAGTTTACCCTCTACCCGGTGCCCGCGGACCGGCGCGGCACTTTCACCGCCGAGGGCCCGGGCCTGAAGTTTTCCTACGATTCCGGCGCCGTCTACAAGCCGCTTCTCCTCCAGGTGACGGGAGAAAATTATGAGCACTCGACGGTGTACATTCTCGAACCGCAGGACCGGCTGCTCAATCGCGGGATCCGGGTTTCGGTGCCCGCCGGGCCCGCCCCGCCTGGCAGCCACCGGGGCCTCTTTTTCCGGTCGACCGGCGGCTGGGGCTTCCGGACCGACAAGCCGGACGACGGGGGCGCCTCGTACTCGACCACGCTCACCCGGACGCTCGGCGAACTCGCCGTGCTCGCCGACGACGAACCCCCCACCTTCGGGCGCTTGAGGGTCTCCGCGCCCAGAGGAAAACCCTCCGTCCGGTTCCGGTACCGGGACAATCTCTCCGGCGTTGATACCGATGAAATTAAGGTGTACATTGATGACGGGCTCGTCATCCCCGAAATCGACGGAGAACATCATGACGCATGGTATCAGGCCGACGACCGCCTCGAGCGCGGTAAACACGCGCTGAAGATCACCATGAAGGACCGGATGCAGAACCAGACGCAAATCACCCGGACCTTCACCGTCCGCTGA
- the crcB gene encoding fluoride efflux transporter CrcB gives MNIVLVFAGGGVGAASRYWMDGAVQRWSGSGLPYGTFAVNALGCLLIGLLMTSLEERFMGNPSLRIFLTVGILGGFTTFSTFSYETVELMRSAEYFYAAVNVSATLVTCLAATYAGTVLGRMF, from the coding sequence TTGAATATCGTACTTGTCTTCGCCGGAGGAGGGGTCGGCGCCGCATCCCGCTATTGGATGGACGGAGCCGTCCAGCGCTGGAGCGGGAGCGGGCTTCCGTACGGAACCTTCGCGGTCAATGCGCTTGGCTGTCTTTTAATCGGGCTACTGATGACGAGCCTCGAAGAACGATTCATGGGCAACCCCTCCCTCCGGATCTTCCTGACCGTTGGAATCCTCGGCGGGTTCACGACGTTTTCGACGTTCAGCTATGAGACCGTGGAGTTAATGCGGAGCGCGGAGTACTTTTACGCAGCGGTGAATGTCTCCGCGACGCTCGTGACCTGTCTCGCCGCGACCTATGCGGGGACAGTGCTTGGAAGAATGTTCTAA
- the purM gene encoding phosphoribosylformylglycinamidine cyclo-ligase — protein MTKSYNEAGVGIKAGEDLVRDIREKVRSTFSESVLGDIGGFGALYDAGFGGLKEPVLVSSVDGVGTKLKVAFLMDKHDTVGQDLVNHCVNDIAVCGARPLFFLDYFATGRLLPAVAKQVIGGMVKACRENSCALVGGETAEMPGFYRENEYDLAGMIVGVAEKGELYDKQNVRAGDSLIGLPSTGLHTNGFSLARAVLFEKFEVEDFIDELGMRLGESLLAVHRSYLKAIRALSGKPEVHGIAHVTGGGISGNTSRVIPRNLGLKIDWKRWPRPAIFGLIQKEGRVPEKEMRATFNLGAGLVIIASKAGTDRVMKTLRAAGEIPFLLGEVCKA, from the coding sequence GTGACGAAATCATACAACGAGGCAGGGGTAGGGATCAAGGCCGGCGAGGATCTCGTCCGCGACATCAGGGAAAAAGTACGCTCGACGTTTTCCGAGTCTGTCCTGGGAGATATCGGCGGGTTCGGGGCCCTGTATGACGCCGGGTTCGGCGGCCTTAAAGAGCCTGTCCTCGTCTCGAGCGTGGACGGGGTCGGCACCAAACTCAAGGTGGCATTCCTGATGGACAAGCACGACACCGTAGGGCAAGATCTCGTCAACCATTGCGTCAACGATATCGCGGTCTGCGGCGCCCGTCCCCTGTTTTTTCTCGACTATTTCGCGACGGGTAGATTGCTCCCGGCCGTCGCGAAGCAGGTGATCGGCGGAATGGTGAAGGCATGCCGTGAGAACTCGTGCGCGCTCGTCGGCGGGGAGACCGCCGAGATGCCCGGCTTTTATCGCGAGAACGAATACGATCTCGCAGGCATGATCGTGGGAGTCGCGGAAAAAGGCGAACTCTACGATAAGCAGAACGTTCGCGCCGGGGATTCCCTGATCGGGCTTCCGTCGACGGGGCTCCATACCAACGGTTTTTCTCTCGCCCGGGCCGTTCTGTTCGAGAAGTTCGAGGTGGAAGACTTTATCGACGAACTCGGAATGAGGCTCGGCGAATCGCTTCTCGCAGTCCATCGCTCCTACCTGAAGGCGATCCGGGCCCTCTCGGGAAAGCCGGAGGTGCATGGCATCGCTCACGTGACCGGGGGCGGAATTTCCGGAAACACGTCGAGGGTCATTCCCCGGAACCTCGGGCTCAAAATCGATTGGAAGCGATGGCCGAGGCCCGCGATTTTCGGATTGATCCAGAAGGAGGGGCGGGTGCCGGAAAAAGAAATGCGGGCGACGTTCAATCTGGGCGCCGGATTGGTCATTATCGCCTCGAAGGCCGGAACCGATCGCGTCATGAAGACGCTCCGGGCGGCCGGGGAAATCCCGTTTCTCCTCGGCGAGGTGTGCAAGGCCTGA
- a CDS encoding DUF190 domain-containing protein, which translates to MKLSGEGKLLRIFLGEKDKYQHTPLYEVLVLKARELGLAGATVLRGVQGFGADSRVLHSAKVLRLSEDLPIVVEIVDADEKIRDFLPVVDELFEKVGCGSMMTIERAEIIKYTPGK; encoded by the coding sequence ATGAAGTTGAGCGGAGAAGGAAAACTTCTGAGAATTTTCCTCGGCGAGAAGGATAAATACCAGCACACCCCATTGTATGAGGTTCTGGTGCTCAAGGCGCGCGAGCTCGGGTTGGCGGGCGCCACGGTGCTGCGGGGGGTCCAGGGGTTCGGCGCGGACAGCCGCGTGTTGCATTCCGCAAAAGTCCTGAGGCTCTCGGAAGACCTTCCGATCGTGGTCGAAATCGTCGACGCGGATGAGAAGATCAGGGACTTTCTGCCGGTCGTCGACGAGCTCTTCGAGAAGGTCGGATGCGGCAGCATGATGACCATCGAACGCGCGGAAATTATCAAGTACACGCCCGGAAAGTAA
- a CDS encoding alpha/beta hydrolase-fold protein — translation MIRSSLRALRAGRSPLTTLLWLLVTASRLLSQEPGLQFTVTSARGILPAPQRGRLFVVISRTADPEPRTTIGSTDIDAPLVLATDLANFTSGVPGVLNRNSALFPLERLSDLPTGDYFVQALFDDNFELRSVNAPGNLYSKVEKLHLDPLRNGSVPLVLTGKIPPERLPEESALVKYVKFQSKLLSAFHGRPIFLRAGIILPRDFGRNTAAKYPVEVNIGGFGDSYNTAGRLMEEGTNFKRMWLSDSTPRMIFLQLDGDGPLGDCYQVNSENNGPYGDAVVSELIPYIEGKYRAVGRPSARFLSGGSTGGWVSLALQVFYPDSFNGTWSGFPDPVDFRAYQLIDIYGDTNAFVNKAGFERPAARSTLGEVLWTMRHEVRMENVMGAGDSYTMSGGQWGSWNAVYSPRSRAGTPAPLWDPKTGTIDTTLRNSWKKYDLRLVLQDHWQTLAPKLKGKLHIWVGDADNYFLNNAVHLLDEFLTKADPPYGGWIRYGPGEGHGWSPLPHREIMNQMMERMR, via the coding sequence GTGATCCGTTCGTCCCTTCGCGCCCTCCGGGCGGGGCGATCGCCGCTCACCACACTTCTCTGGTTGCTCGTCACGGCGTCCCGCCTCCTCAGCCAGGAACCGGGTTTGCAATTCACCGTGACTTCCGCCCGCGGGATCCTTCCCGCTCCGCAACGAGGCCGTCTCTTCGTGGTCATCTCCCGCACCGCCGATCCCGAACCGAGAACGACCATCGGATCGACAGACATCGACGCGCCCCTGGTGCTTGCGACGGATCTTGCGAACTTCACCTCCGGCGTGCCCGGAGTCCTCAACCGGAATTCCGCCCTCTTTCCCCTCGAGCGCTTGTCCGATCTCCCCACGGGGGACTATTTCGTGCAGGCGCTGTTCGATGACAACTTCGAACTCAGGTCGGTGAACGCTCCGGGCAATCTCTACAGCAAGGTCGAGAAACTGCACCTTGATCCGTTGCGGAACGGTTCCGTTCCGCTGGTGCTCACCGGGAAGATCCCGCCCGAGCGCCTCCCTGAAGAAAGCGCTCTCGTGAAGTATGTGAAGTTCCAGTCAAAACTGTTGAGCGCCTTCCACGGCAGGCCGATCTTCCTGCGCGCCGGGATCATACTGCCCCGGGATTTCGGCCGCAACACGGCCGCAAAGTATCCGGTCGAGGTGAACATCGGAGGTTTTGGCGATTCCTACAACACCGCCGGCAGACTGATGGAAGAGGGAACGAACTTTAAGAGAATGTGGCTTTCGGACAGCACCCCGCGGATGATCTTCCTTCAGCTCGACGGGGACGGTCCGCTGGGCGACTGCTATCAGGTGAACTCGGAAAACAACGGTCCATACGGGGATGCGGTCGTCAGCGAGTTGATTCCGTACATCGAAGGAAAGTACAGGGCCGTCGGCCGGCCCTCCGCCCGGTTCCTTAGCGGCGGATCGACGGGGGGATGGGTCTCGCTCGCGCTGCAGGTCTTCTATCCGGATTCGTTCAACGGGACCTGGTCCGGGTTTCCGGACCCGGTCGATTTTCGCGCCTACCAGCTCATCGACATCTACGGAGATACGAACGCCTTCGTCAACAAAGCCGGGTTCGAGCGTCCGGCGGCGCGCAGCACCCTCGGGGAGGTTCTCTGGACGATGAGGCACGAAGTGCGGATGGAAAATGTGATGGGTGCCGGCGACAGCTACACCATGTCTGGCGGACAGTGGGGTTCGTGGAACGCCGTCTACAGCCCCCGGAGCAGGGCAGGAACACCCGCGCCGCTCTGGGACCCGAAGACAGGTACGATCGATACGACCCTCCGGAATTCCTGGAAGAAGTACGATCTCCGGCTTGTGCTTCAGGATCACTGGCAGACGCTGGCGCCCAAACTCAAAGGGAAGCTCCATATCTGGGTGGGAGACGCCGATAATTACTTCCTCAACAATGCGGTTCATCTTCTGGATGAATTTCTCACTAAGGCAGACCCTCCCTACGGGGGTTGGATCCGCTACGGCCCGGGCGAGGGGCATGGCTGGTCGCCACTCCCCCACCGCGAAATCATGAACCAGATGATGGAGAGGATGCGTTGA
- a CDS encoding valine--tRNA ligase codes for MTELSKAFSPQDVEDRWYRFWETNGYFHATVNPARTPYTIVIPPPNITGILTMGHVLNNTIQDVFIRWKRMRGYETLWMPGTDHAGIATQNVVEKALSKEGKNRHELGREEFLRRVWAWKHEYGGTIIRQLRKLGTSCDWERERFTMDEGLSAAVDEMFIRLHRKGLIYRGKYIVNWCPKDHTAISDDEVERSEHQGKLYFIRYPVKGAAKGSPGEYAVVATTRPETILGDTAVAVHPEDPRYRGLIGKTAILPLVGRELPIIADKYVDPKFGTGMVKMTPAHDPNDYEVAQRHNLAFINILTESAAINEAAPERYRGMDRFDARKAIVEDLTAGGYLVKTDDHVQTIGRCYRCQTIIEPYLSEQWFVRMKPLAEPALKAVLDGTIRFHPAHWVKTYEFWMANIRDWCISRQLWWGHRIPVWYCVGDDACKLECREPVVSATKPERCPHCGSSNFRQDEDVLDTWFSSWLWPFSTLGWPARTEDLRYFYPTDTLVTGPDIIFFWVARMIMAGLEVMEEVPLPDGSARRGAGEIVPFRDVYFTSIIRDMRGRKMSKSLGNSPDPLDVIAQYGADALRFTIVYLAPLGQDVLYSNEKCELGRNFANKIWNAGRFLLMNREQIGASTRANPAGGIPEEFLDLADRWMLSRLHSTAGELETSLEQFDINQATKLLYDFVWHDFCDWYVEMIKGRLYGDEPAEVKQVVLARAIGVFEHALRMVHPFMPFVTEELWQNLETRAQGASIMIAPFPAKDSRWIDTETESEMAFVQSAVNSVRNIRGELAVPPSKEIELFIHFPVKSREKILEKYQGYFKRLARVTNIRQLKNGEKPAHAASAVVEGGEIFIPLEGIIDLEAERGRLEKEISHTRRMIDTITNKLSNPNFAGKAPTEVVAKEREKLGHFEANLAKLEQNLERL; via the coding sequence ATGACCGAATTATCCAAGGCCTTTAGCCCCCAGGATGTGGAAGACCGGTGGTACCGGTTCTGGGAAACGAACGGCTATTTTCATGCGACGGTGAACCCGGCACGGACTCCCTATACCATCGTGATCCCCCCGCCCAATATCACCGGGATCCTCACGATGGGACACGTGCTCAACAATACGATCCAGGATGTCTTCATCCGGTGGAAGCGCATGAGGGGGTACGAAACGCTCTGGATGCCGGGCACCGACCATGCGGGCATCGCGACACAGAACGTCGTCGAAAAGGCCCTGAGCAAGGAGGGAAAAAACCGGCACGAACTCGGGAGGGAGGAATTCCTCCGCCGGGTCTGGGCTTGGAAACACGAGTACGGCGGCACGATCATCCGCCAGTTGCGCAAGCTCGGCACGTCGTGCGATTGGGAACGCGAACGTTTCACGATGGATGAGGGGCTTTCCGCCGCGGTCGACGAGATGTTCATCCGGTTGCACCGGAAGGGACTCATCTACCGGGGAAAATATATCGTGAACTGGTGCCCGAAGGACCACACGGCGATCAGCGACGACGAGGTGGAGCGTTCCGAGCATCAGGGGAAGCTCTACTTCATCCGGTATCCGGTGAAGGGCGCGGCGAAGGGATCGCCGGGAGAGTACGCGGTCGTCGCCACGACACGCCCCGAAACGATTCTCGGGGACACCGCGGTCGCCGTCCATCCGGAGGACCCCCGGTACCGCGGCCTGATCGGGAAAACCGCAATCCTTCCGCTCGTCGGCCGCGAGCTGCCGATCATCGCCGATAAGTACGTCGATCCGAAATTCGGCACCGGGATGGTGAAGATGACTCCGGCCCACGATCCGAACGATTACGAGGTCGCCCAGCGCCACAATCTCGCGTTCATCAACATCCTCACCGAATCGGCCGCAATCAACGAGGCGGCGCCGGAGCGCTACCGGGGCATGGACCGGTTCGACGCCCGCAAGGCGATCGTCGAGGACCTGACCGCGGGGGGCTATCTCGTGAAGACCGACGATCACGTTCAGACGATCGGAAGGTGCTACCGGTGCCAGACGATCATAGAGCCCTACCTTTCGGAACAGTGGTTCGTCAGGATGAAACCCCTCGCGGAGCCGGCGCTCAAGGCCGTGCTGGACGGGACCATCAGGTTTCACCCCGCGCACTGGGTGAAGACGTACGAATTCTGGATGGCCAATATCCGCGACTGGTGCATTTCACGGCAGCTCTGGTGGGGCCACCGCATCCCGGTCTGGTATTGCGTCGGCGACGATGCGTGCAAGCTCGAATGCAGAGAGCCCGTCGTCTCGGCCACGAAGCCGGAGCGCTGCCCTCATTGCGGGTCGTCCAATTTCCGGCAGGACGAGGACGTGCTCGACACATGGTTTTCCTCCTGGCTCTGGCCCTTCTCGACGCTCGGGTGGCCCGCCAGGACCGAAGACCTCCGCTATTTTTATCCGACCGACACGCTTGTAACGGGTCCGGACATTATTTTCTTCTGGGTGGCGCGCATGATCATGGCGGGCCTGGAGGTGATGGAGGAGGTCCCCCTCCCCGACGGATCCGCGCGCCGGGGAGCCGGTGAAATCGTCCCGTTCAGGGACGTCTACTTCACGAGCATCATACGCGACATGCGGGGCCGAAAGATGAGCAAGTCGCTCGGCAACTCGCCCGATCCGCTCGACGTCATCGCTCAGTACGGCGCCGACGCCCTCCGCTTTACGATCGTCTATCTCGCTCCCCTCGGTCAGGACGTCCTCTACTCCAACGAGAAATGCGAGCTCGGCAGGAACTTCGCGAACAAGATCTGGAATGCGGGAAGATTCCTCCTCATGAACAGGGAACAGATCGGCGCATCGACCCGCGCGAATCCCGCGGGCGGGATCCCCGAAGAGTTCCTCGACCTTGCCGACCGCTGGATGCTCTCCCGGCTTCATTCCACCGCGGGCGAGCTCGAAACATCGCTGGAGCAATTCGACATCAATCAGGCGACGAAGCTCCTCTATGATTTCGTGTGGCACGATTTCTGCGACTGGTACGTCGAAATGATCAAAGGGCGTCTCTACGGCGACGAGCCCGCGGAGGTCAAGCAGGTGGTTCTTGCACGGGCCATCGGGGTCTTTGAACACGCGCTCCGGATGGTGCATCCGTTCATGCCGTTCGTGACGGAGGAACTCTGGCAGAATCTGGAGACACGGGCGCAGGGCGCGTCCATCATGATCGCCCCATTCCCTGCGAAAGATTCGCGCTGGATCGACACCGAAACCGAAAGCGAAATGGCGTTTGTTCAGAGCGCCGTCAACAGCGTCCGGAACATCCGCGGAGAACTTGCCGTACCGCCTTCGAAGGAGATCGAGCTCTTCATCCATTTTCCGGTGAAGTCGCGCGAGAAGATCCTCGAGAAGTATCAGGGGTATTTCAAGCGCCTCGCGCGCGTCACCAACATCCGGCAGTTGAAAAACGGAGAGAAGCCCGCCCACGCGGCCAGCGCCGTTGTCGAAGGGGGCGAGATCTTCATACCCCTTGAAGGGATCATCGATCTCGAGGCCGAGCGGGGCCGTCTCGAGAAGGAGATCTCCCACACACGGCGGATGATCGACACGATCACGAACAAGCTCTCCAATCCGAACTTCGCCGGGAAGGCCCCGACTGAAGTCGTGGCGAAGGAGCGCGAGAAGCTCGGGCACTTCGAGGCGAACCTCGCAAAACTCGAACAGAATCTGGAACGATTGTGA
- a CDS encoding RluA family pseudouridine synthase, translating to MREFEIVVPPGKVRERLDVYLTHHVENATRSKVQQAVKDGHVLVNGKPARSSYKISPGDIIGVALPGPAPPDVVAEDIPLEICFEDDDLLVVNKPAGMVTHPAYANYTGTLVNALLYHCRDRLSTLNDPVRPGIVHRLDKDTSGLLVVAKNDRAHARLALQFSKHSIHREYWALVWGRFPRTLRTGIIEAALARSKSDRKKVAVNAAGKAAVTEYEVIEEFDYCSLVRLKLRTGRTHQIRVHLHHIGHPVFGDPTYGGRRIAAGKTGKKLKEEIQHLLKIMNRQALHAKTLGFIHPATNKTLKFESELPQDMKEVLEVLRGKEGRSEL from the coding sequence TTGCGCGAGTTTGAAATCGTGGTCCCTCCCGGAAAGGTCAGGGAGCGGCTCGATGTCTATCTCACGCATCATGTGGAGAACGCGACCCGCTCCAAAGTCCAGCAGGCCGTCAAAGACGGGCATGTCCTGGTGAACGGGAAGCCGGCCAGGTCGAGCTACAAAATCTCTCCCGGGGATATCATCGGCGTCGCCCTTCCGGGTCCCGCGCCTCCGGACGTGGTTGCAGAGGATATTCCCCTCGAAATCTGCTTCGAAGACGACGATCTCCTCGTGGTGAACAAGCCGGCGGGGATGGTGACGCACCCCGCCTACGCCAACTACACCGGAACGCTCGTCAACGCCCTCCTCTACCATTGCCGGGACCGCCTCTCGACGCTGAACGATCCGGTCCGGCCCGGGATCGTGCACCGGCTCGACAAGGATACATCCGGGCTCCTCGTCGTCGCAAAAAACGACCGCGCGCACGCCCGCCTTGCGCTCCAATTCTCAAAACACTCCATTCACCGCGAGTACTGGGCCCTCGTCTGGGGCCGGTTTCCGCGCACGCTCCGGACCGGGATCATCGAGGCCGCGCTGGCGCGGAGCAAGTCCGATCGAAAAAAAGTGGCGGTGAACGCGGCGGGGAAAGCGGCCGTCACCGAGTACGAGGTGATCGAGGAGTTCGACTATTGCTCGCTGGTTCGCCTGAAACTGCGGACCGGCAGGACGCATCAGATCCGCGTCCATCTTCACCACATCGGGCATCCCGTGTTCGGAGATCCGACCTACGGGGGGAGGCGGATCGCCGCCGGCAAGACAGGCAAAAAACTGAAGGAGGAGATTCAGCACCTCCTGAAGATCATGAACCGGCAGGCGCTCCACGCCAAGACGCTCGGATTTATCCATCCGGCCACGAACAAAACGCTGAAATTTGAATCGGAACTGCCGCAGGATATGAAAGAGGTGCTTGAGGTTCTCAGAGGGAAGGAGGGGAGGTCTGAACTCTAA
- a CDS encoding YceH family protein, protein MDEQIRKPEPAEPVPGDLNHIEVRILGSLIEKESTTPEYYPLTLNALTNACCQKNNRDPVVSYDDTTVVRALESLREKKLVSTVTGAGMRVPKYRHKIIEAYGLNPAETAVMGLLMLRGPQTVGELRTRAGPMHPFAGLPEVQATLEGLMKNETRPALARMLPRQPGQKEVRYIHLLGGDVPAEVPKDSTHPAPHPALHPERAVIQVQAENARIAAIEEELKTVHRLLDDLQRQFQEFRKQFE, encoded by the coding sequence TTGGACGAACAGATCCGCAAACCTGAACCGGCGGAGCCGGTACCCGGGGATTTGAACCACATCGAGGTGAGAATCCTCGGGTCCCTGATCGAAAAAGAGAGCACCACGCCGGAGTACTACCCCCTCACCCTGAACGCCCTCACGAACGCATGCTGCCAGAAGAATAACCGGGACCCTGTCGTCTCGTACGACGATACCACGGTTGTCCGGGCCCTGGAGAGCCTCAGGGAGAAAAAGCTCGTGAGCACGGTGACGGGCGCGGGGATGCGCGTTCCGAAGTACCGGCACAAAATCATCGAGGCGTACGGACTCAACCCGGCCGAGACGGCCGTGATGGGGCTCCTGATGCTGCGCGGGCCTCAAACCGTTGGAGAACTTCGGACCCGTGCGGGCCCAATGCACCCCTTCGCCGGCCTTCCTGAAGTTCAGGCGACTCTTGAGGGGTTGATGAAGAACGAGACCCGGCCCGCGCTCGCCCGGATGCTCCCGCGGCAGCCGGGCCAGAAAGAGGTGCGATACATTCACCTCCTCGGAGGCGATGTGCCTGCGGAGGTTCCCAAGGATTCCACTCATCCCGCCCCGCATCCCGCCCTGCATCCGGAAAGAGCGGTGATCCAGGTCCAGGCGGAAAATGCGCGGATCGCGGCGATCGAGGAAGAGCTGAAGACGGTTCACCGGCTTCTCGACGATCTCCAACGGCAGTTCCAGGAGTTCAGGAAGCAGTTTGAATAA